A genomic segment from Spinacia oleracea cultivar Varoflay chromosome 3, BTI_SOV_V1, whole genome shotgun sequence encodes:
- the LOC110785402 gene encoding stearoyl-[acyl-carrier-protein] 9-desaturase, chloroplastic, protein MASLSPKFFMTSTIISSRREDENVKKSLSPRRNTIDQITHSMHPEKIEIFKSLENWAEHNILTHLKPVEKCWQPQDFLPDPNNSDDFYDQIKELRARAKEIPDDYYVVLVGDMITEEALPTYQSMLNSFDGVSDETGASPSPWASWTRAWTAEENRHGDLLNKYLYLSGRVDMKVVEKTIQYLIGAGMYVGLENNPYMGFIYTTFQERATFISHGNTARLAKQHGDLKLAQICGIIAADEKRHESAYAKIVEKLFEIDPDTTILAFADMMRKTITMPAHLMYDGRDDNLFDHFSAVAQRLQIYTTTDYVDIMELLVRRWAVEKLTGLSPEGRKAQDYLCNLPSRFRRLEERTRKRAKEGCSISLSWIFDRQVKL, encoded by the exons ATGGCTTCTCTCTCTCCTAAGTTCTTCATGACTTCTACTATCATCTCCTCTCGTAG AGAAGATGAAAATGTGAAGAAATCTTTAAGCCCTAGACGAAATACAATCGATCAAATAACACATTCTATGCACCCTGAAAAGATAGAGATATTCAAATCCTTGGAAAATTGGGCAGAACACAACATTTTGACACATTTAAAGCCTGTTGAGAAATGTTGGCAGCCTCAAGATTTTCTTCCTGATCCGAATAATTCAGATGATTTTTATGATCAAATCAAAGAGCTTCGAGCGAGGGCGAAGGAGATTCCAGATGACTATTATGTTGTATTGGTAGGAGATATGATCACTGAAGAAGCTCTTCCAACTTATCAGTCAATGCTTAATAGTTTTGATGGAGTTTCAGATGAGACGGGCGCGAGTCCATCTCCATGGGCTTCTTGGACCAGAGCATGGACTGCTGAAGAAAATAGACATGGTGATCTTCTTAATAAGTACCTTTATCTCTCTGGTCGTGTTGACATGAAAGTCGTCGAGAAAACAATCCAGTATTTGATTGGGGCTGGAATG TATGTTGGGCTTGAAAACAATCCATACATGGGATTCATATACACAACATTTCAAGAAAGGGCGACCTTCATTTCGCATGGCAACACAGCAAGGCTTGCCAAACAGCACGGTGATCTGAAGCTAGCGCAAATCTGTGGCATTATTGCTGCAGATGAGAAACGCCACGAATCAGCGTACGCCAAAATAGTGGAAAAGCTCTTTGAAATCGATCCAGATACAACCATTCTTGCTTTCGCGGACATGATGAGGAAGACGATAACAATGCCAGCTCACCTAATGTATGATGGCCGTGATGACAATCTGTTTGATCATTTTTCTGCTGTTGCTCAACGGCTTCAAATTTATACAACAACtgattatgttgatattatggagcTTTTGGTAAGGCGTTGGGCAGTTGAGAAGCTCACTGGGCTCTCGCCAGAGGGGCGAAAAGCTCAGGACTATTTGTGTAATTTACCTTCAAGGTTTAGAAGACTAGAGGAGAGGACTCGAAAGAGGGCTAAAGAAGGGTGTTCTATTTCTTTGAGTTGGATCTTTGATAGGCAAGTCAAGCTTTGA